One genomic segment of Podarcis raffonei isolate rPodRaf1 chromosome 7, rPodRaf1.pri, whole genome shotgun sequence includes these proteins:
- the EXOSC4 gene encoding exosome complex component RRP41, with product MAGLELLSEQGYRVDGRRAGELRQIRARLGVFAQADGSAYLEQGNTKALAVVYGPHEMRGSRGKALPDQALLNCQFSLATFSTGERKRRPHGDRQAGEMSLQLKQTFDAAILTQLYPRSQIDIYVQILQADGGNYCASVNAATLAVIDAGIPMRDYVCAISAGFLEDTPLADLNYVEEAAGGPQMALALMPKSEQIALLEMNARLHEDHLERIMEAASKACKDVYAVLDQVVREHLREVTALLGK from the exons atggcGGGGCTGGAGCTGCTGTCGGAGCAGGGCTACCGCGTGGACGGGCGGCGCGCCGGGGAGCTGCGCCAGATCCGCGCCCGGCTGGGCGTCTTCGCGCAGGCCGACGGCTCCGCCTACCTGGAGCAGGGCAACACCAAGGCGCTGGCCGTGGTCTACGGGCCCCACGAG ATGCGCGGCTCCCGCGGCAAAGCGCTGCCCGACCAGGCGCTGCTCAACTGCCAGTTCAGCCTGGCCACCTTCAGCACCGGCGAGCGCAAGCGGCGGCCCCACGGCGACCGGCAGGCGGGCGAGATGAGCCTGCAGCTCAAGCAGACCTTCGACGCCGCCATCCTCACGCAGCTCTACCCGCGATCCCAGATCGACATCTACGTGCag ATCCTGCAGGCGGACGGCGGCAACTACTGCGCCTCGGTGAACGCGGCCACCCTGGCGGTCATTGACGCCGGCATCCCCATGCGGGACTACGTCTGCGCCATCTCGGCCGGCTTCCTGGAGGACACGCCCCTGGCCGACCTGAACTACGTGGAGGAGGCGGCCGGCGGCCCCCAGATGGCCCTGGCGCTGATGCCCAAGTCAGAGCAGATTGCGCTGCTGGAGATGAACGCCCGGCTGCACGAGGACCACCTGGAGCGCATCATGGAAGCCGCCAGCAAGGCCTGCAAGGACGTCTACGCCGTGCTGGACCAAGTGGTGCGGGAGCATCTGCGTGAGGTCACCGCTCTGCTGGGCAAGTGA
- the OPLAH gene encoding 5-oxoprolinase → MAAPGKFQFAIDRGGTFTDVFARCPGGKARLLKLLSEDPANYRDAPTEGIRRVLEEECGVPFPKDQPLDTSRIEWIRMGTTVATNALLERKGERLALLITKGFRDLLHIGNQARPHIFDLAVSMPDLLYEAVLEVDERLVLHREECQLYGSAPKVTGLTGESLVVHRPLDLDALRGQLEGLLAQGIRSLAVVLLHSYMWPEHERQVGCLAKELGFQQVSLSSQVMPMVRAVPRGYTACADAYLTPCIHRYLSSFRDGFAQQLQGVPVMFMRSDGGLTPMEAFSGSRAILSGPAGGVVGYAVTTYCREDGQPVIGFDMGGTSTDVSRYAGEYEHVFEATTAGVSIQAPQLDINTVAAGGGSRLFFRSGLFVVGPESAGAHPGPACYRKGGPLTVTDANLCLGRLLPSYFPHIFGPTENLPLSPEATLQAFEELAARVNAFRGASPPLSVEEVAMGFIRVANEAMCRPIRALTQARGHDTSRHILACFGGAGGQHACAIARALGMSKVFIHKHSGILSAFGLALADVVHETQQPCSLAYGPEAYAQLDERVAALEAKCVQALEAQGFARSQISTEPFLHLRYERTDCALMCSAKGYPATAQSCRSGDFGAAFATRYLQEFGFTIPGRAVLVDDVRVRGTASSGLGQEEPVPASEQPPRRERVSRCYFEGGYLDTSVYLLEELTWGHSIPGPSIIIDKNSTILVEPACTASVTRLGDICIAVGAGTERPVGPQIDPIQLSIFSHRFMSIAEQMGRILQRTAISTNIKERLDFSCALFGPDGGLVSNAPHIPVHLGAMQETVQFQIRNLGSDLHQGDVLLSNHPCAGGSHLPDLTVITPVFWPGEARPVFFVASRGHHADIGGITPGSMPPHSRSLQEEGAVFISFKLVKGGVFQEEAVTEALMAPACLPGSSGTRNLQDNLSDLRAQVAANQKGIQLVNELIGQYGLEVVQAYMAHIQANAEVAVQDMLKDFAARQGEPGRPLQVEAEDFLDDGSPIRLKVTVDPQQGTAVFDFRGSGHEVYGNCNAPRAITLSALIYCLRCMVGQEIPLNQGCLAPVQILIPKGSLLDPSPDAAVVGGNVLTSQRVVDVIFRAFEACAASQGCMNNVTFGNEHIGYYETVAGGCGAGPHWHGRSGVHSHMTNTRITDPEILEKRYPVVLRCFELAPGTGGAGRFRGGDGVRRELQFREEMVLSVLSERRAFRPYGLQGGESGSPGLNLLIRQDGHTINLGGKTSVKVGPGDVFCLQTPGGGGFGLPAAPPGPPKGQAAPPRGWPFLERGSLYDYRLAQERA, encoded by the exons ATGGCTGCGCCCGGCAAGTTCCAGTTCGCCATCGATCGCGGCGGCACCTTCACCGACGTCTTCGCCCGCTGCCCCGGAGGGAAGGCGCGCCTGCTGAAGCTGCTCTCCGAGGACCCGGCCAACTACCGCGACGCGCCCACCGAGGGCATCCGCCGCGTCCTGGAGGAG gaatGTGGCGTCCCCTTCCCCAAAGACCAGCCCCTGGACACCTCGCGCATCGAGTGGATCCGCATGGGCACCACGGTGGCCACCAACGCCCTTCTGGAGCGCAAGGGGGAGCGCCTGGCGCTGCTCATCACCAAAGGCTTCAGGGACCTGCTACACATTGGCAACCAGGCGCGGCCGCACATCTTTGACCTG gcAGTCTCCATGCCAGACCTGCTGTACGAGGCCGTGCTGGAGGTGGACGAGCGCCTGGTGCTCCATCGCGAGGAATGCCAGCTCTACGGCTCTGCCCCCAAAGTCACAG gTTTGACAGGGGAGTCCCTGGTGGTGCACCGGCCGTTGGACCTGGATGCCCTGCGAGGGCAGCTGGAGGGGTTGTTGGCCCAGGGCATCCGCAGCCTGGCAGTGGTCCTTCTGCACTCCTACAT GTGGCCGGAGCACGAGCGTCAGGTGGGGTGCCTGGCGAAGGAGCTGGGCTTCCAGCaggtctccctctcctcccaggtgatGCCCATGGTGCGGGCAGTGCCCCGGGGCTACACAGCCTGCGCAGACGCCTACCTCACGCCCTGCATCCACCGCTACCTGAGCAGCTTCCGGGACGGCTTCGCTCAGCAGCTCCAG GGCGTCCCGGTCATGTTCATGCGCTCCGACGGGGGCCTGACCCCCATGGAGGCCTTCAGCGGCTCCCGCGCCATCCTCTctggcccagcagggggcgtcgtGGGCTATGCCGTCACCACCTACTGCCGGGAAGACGGACAGCCCGTCATTGGCTTTGACATGGGAG GCACCTCCACCGACGTGAGCCGCTACGCTGGGGAGTATGAGCACGTCTTTGAGGCCACGACGGCCGGGGTCAGCATCCAGGCCCCGCAGCTGGACATCAACACCGTGGCGGCCGGAGGGGGCTCGCGGCTCTTCTTCAG gtCTGGGCTCTTTGTCGTTGGCCCCGAGTCTGCTGGGGCGCACCCTGGCCCTGCTTGCTACCGGAAGG GGGGTCCCCTGACGGTGACGGACGCCAACCTGTGCCTGGGCCGCCTGCTGCCCAGCTACTTCCCCCACATCTTTGGGCCCACGGAGAACCTTCCCCTCTCGCCGGAGGCCACCCTGCAGGCCTTTGAGGAGCTGGCTGCCAGGGTCAACGCCTTCCGTGGGGCCAGCCCCCCGCTCAGCGTGGAGGAGGTGGCCATGGGCTTCATCCGCGTGGCCAACGAGGCCATGTGCAGACCCATCCGCGCCCTGACGCAG GCTCGGGGCCACGACACGTCCCGCCACATCCTGGCCTGCTTTGGGGGAGCTGGTGGGCAGCACGCCTGTGCCATCGCCCGGGCCTTGGGCATGAGCAAGGTCTTCATCCACAA GCACAGCGGGATCCTGTCCGCCTTTGGCCTGGCTCTGGCGGACGTGGTTCACGAGACGCAGCAGCCCTGCTCCCTGGCCTACGGCCCTGAGGCTTACGCCCAGCTGGACGAGAGAGTCGCCGCCCTGGAGGCCAAGTGCGTGCAGGCTCTGGAGGCCCAGGGCTTCGCCAG ATCCCAGATCAGCACGGAGCCCTTCCTGCACCTTCGCTACGAGCGCACGGACTGCGCCCTCATGTGCTCCGCCAAGGGCTACCCGGCCACTGCCCAGTCCTGCCGCAGCGGGGACTTTGGTGCTGCCTTTGCCACCAG GTACCTGCAGGAGTTTGGCTTCACCATCCCCGGCCGAGCTGTCCTGGTGGACGACGTGCGTGTGAGGGGCACAGCCAGCTCCGGGCTGGGCCAGGAAGAGCCGGTGCCAGCCAGTGAGCAGCCCCCCCGCCGGGAAAGG GTGTCCCGCTGCTATTTTGAGGGCGGCTACCTGGACACCAGCGTCTACCTGCTGGAGGAGCTCACCTGGGGCCACTCCATCCCTGGTCCCAGCATCATCATTGACAAGAACAG CACCATCCTCGTGGAGCCCGCCTGCACGGCCTCCGTGACCCGACTCGGAGACATCTGCATCGCTGTGGGGGCCGGGACGGAGCGCCCCGTCGGCCCCCAGATAGACCCCATCCAGCTCTCCATCTTCTCCCATCGCTTCATGAGCATTGCAG AGCAGATGGGACGCATCCTGCAGCGCACGGCCATCTCCACCAACATCAAGGAGAGGCTGGATTTCTCCTGCGCCCTCTTTGGCCCCGATGGGGGGCTGGTCTCCAACGCGCCCCACATCCCGGTCCACCTGGGCGCCATGCAGGAGACGGTGCAGTTTCAG ATCCGGAACCTGGGCTCCGACCTCCACCAGGGGGACGTTCTCCTCAGCAACCACCCGTGCGCGGGGGGCAGCCACCTGCCGGACCTGACCGTCATCACCCCT GTCTTCTGGCCAGGAGAGGCCAGGCCGGTCTTCTTTGTGGCCAGCCGAGGACACCATGCGGACATTGGGGGGATCACGCCGGGCTCCATGCCCCCCCACTCCCGCTCCCTCCAGGAGGAGGGGGCCGTCTTCATTTCCTTCAAGCTGGTCAAGGGCGGCGTCTTCCAGGAGGAGG ccGTCACAGAGGCCCTGATGGCTCCCGCCTGCCTCCCCGGCAGCAGCGGCACACGCAACCTGCAGGACAACCTCTCTGACCTTCGCGCTCAGgtggcagccaatcagaaggggATCCAGCTGGTGAACGAGCTGATTGGTCAGTACGGCTTAGAAGTGGTGCAGGCCTACATGGCTCACATCCAG GCCAATGCAGAAGTGGCCGTGCAAGACATGCTGAAGGACTTTGCCGCCCGCCAGGGGGAGCCGGGACGCCCCCTGCAGGTGGAGGCGGAGGACTTCCTGGACGATGGCTCCCCCATTCGCCTGAAGGTGACGGTGGATCCCCAGCAG GGCACGGCTGTCTTTGACTTCCGGGGCTCCGGCCACGAGGTCTACGGCAACTGCAACGCCCCTCGCGCCATCACCCTCTCGGCCCTCATCTACTGCCTGCGCTGCATGGTGGGCCAGGAGATCCCCCTCAACCAG GGTTGCCTGGCGCCCGTGCAGATCCTCATTCCCAAAGGCTCCCTGCTGGACCCCTCCCCAGACGCAGCCGTGGTTGGGGGCAACGTCCTGACCTCCCAGAGGGTGGTCGACGTCATCTTCCGGGCCTTTGAGGCCTGCGCAGCTTCTCAG ggcTGCATGAACAACGTCACCTTTGGCAACGAGCACATCGGCTACTACGAGACGGTGGCTGGCGGGTGTGGGGCAGGGCCCCATTGGCACGGCCGCAGTGGGGTGCACAGCCACATGACCAACACCCGCATCACGGACCCCGAGATCTTGGAGAAGCG GTATCCAGTGGTCCTGAGGTGCTTTGAGCTGGCCCCGGGCACCGGGGGCGCCGGGCGCTTCCGCGGTGGGGACGGGGTGCGCCGGGAACTGCAGTTCCGGGAGGAGATGGTGCTGTCGGTGCTGAGCGAGAGGCGGGCCTTCCGCCCCTACGGCCTGCAAG GGGGTGAGTCTGGCTCCCCAGGCCTCAACCTGCTGATTCGACAGGACGGCCACACCATCAACCTGGGCGGCAAGACGTCTGTGAAAGTGGGGCCTGGG GACGTCTTCTGCCTGCAGACCCCGGGAGGAGGGGGCTTCGGACTACCTGCCGCGCCCCCGGGACCCCCCAAAGGGCAGGCAGCCCCCCCCAGAGGCTGGCCCTTCCTGGAGCGAGGGAGCCTCTATGACTACCGCCTGGCCCAGGAGAGAGCGTGA